From the genome of Arthrobacter alpinus, one region includes:
- a CDS encoding YggT family protein, which produces MNTSVPIVFGLLYLLLLLYFLTLMIRLVFDWIQVFSRDWRPRGAALVAASFIYRLTDPPLRKLRALIPPLRIGNVALDIGFLLLLVAVGIGMSVTRNLAV; this is translated from the coding sequence GTGAACACGTCCGTGCCAATAGTTTTTGGACTGCTCTATCTGCTGCTCCTGCTGTACTTCCTCACGCTCATGATCCGTCTGGTCTTTGACTGGATTCAGGTTTTCTCCCGGGATTGGCGTCCGCGAGGTGCCGCTTTGGTGGCCGCATCCTTCATTTACCGGCTCACCGACCCGCCGCTGCGCAAGCTTCGGGCACTGATCCCCCCGCTGCGAATCGGCAACGTGGCACTGGACATTGGCTTCTTGTTGTTGCTCGTGGCAGTGGGCATTGGGATGAGTGTCACAAGGAATTTGGCAGTTTAG
- a CDS encoding DivIVA domain-containing protein has translation MALTPEDVVNKRFQPTKFREGYDQDEVDDFLDEIVVELRRLHQENDDLRKKLAENAANGGAAVTAASPLLAKAPEVEEPVQVAPVQPVVAEPVVEAAPVVEAAAAPAPAASVTGVESAAGVLAMAQRLHDEYVNAGVEQRDKIIAEAQIEASTLVNDAQEKSRKTLGALEQQRSVLERKVEQLRGFERDYRSRLKTYIEGQLRDLDARGSVAAPDFSEGSSES, from the coding sequence ATGGCGCTTACGCCAGAAGACGTTGTCAACAAGCGGTTCCAGCCGACGAAATTTCGTGAAGGCTACGACCAGGACGAAGTCGACGACTTTCTTGACGAGATCGTCGTTGAACTGCGCAGACTGCATCAGGAAAATGATGACCTGCGCAAGAAGCTTGCAGAAAATGCAGCCAATGGCGGTGCAGCTGTCACAGCGGCTTCGCCATTGCTTGCCAAGGCTCCCGAAGTTGAAGAGCCGGTACAAGTTGCCCCCGTGCAGCCTGTCGTTGCAGAGCCCGTTGTAGAGGCTGCTCCGGTGGTTGAGGCAGCTGCTGCCCCGGCCCCGGCTGCCAGTGTGACGGGTGTTGAATCTGCTGCCGGCGTTCTCGCCATGGCACAGAGACTGCATGACGAGTATGTCAATGCCGGTGTGGAACAGCGTGACAAGATCATTGCTGAAGCTCAGATCGAGGCCAGCACCTTGGTCAACGATGCTCAGGAGAAGAGCCGCAAGACGCTTGGTGCCCTGGAGCAGCAGCGTTCGGTGCTTGAGCGTAAGGTCGAGCAGTTGCGCGGCTTTGAGCGGGACTACCGGTCACGTTTGAAGACGTACATCGAGGGCCAGTTGCGTGATCTGGATGCCCGCGGTTCCGTAGCGGCTCCTGATTTCTCGGAAGGCAGTTCCGAGTCTTAA
- the lspA gene encoding signal peptidase II has product MSDESMQDPAATPPDVTMVDAGASSRRWTFVMIFAGFAALAYICDQLTKFWVTSTMVEGQKTPVIDGILQWYFIRNPGAAFSIGENFTWFFTLIMAAVSVFIVLIARRIGSVWWAIGMGLLLGGALGNLTDRLFRPPSFGMGHVVDFISFPNFAIFNMADMGVVGGVITICILTLVGVPMNGKKNMAVDTPAVEINPETGTDND; this is encoded by the coding sequence ATGAGCGACGAATCTATGCAGGATCCTGCCGCAACTCCGCCCGACGTTACAATGGTCGACGCCGGAGCCTCGTCTCGGCGCTGGACCTTCGTCATGATTTTCGCCGGGTTCGCCGCATTGGCCTATATCTGTGATCAACTGACCAAGTTCTGGGTCACCTCCACCATGGTAGAGGGGCAAAAGACCCCGGTCATTGACGGGATCCTGCAGTGGTATTTCATCCGGAACCCCGGTGCTGCATTCTCCATCGGCGAGAATTTCACCTGGTTCTTCACGCTCATCATGGCAGCCGTTTCGGTGTTCATTGTGTTGATCGCCCGCCGAATCGGCTCCGTCTGGTGGGCCATCGGAATGGGCCTGCTGCTCGGTGGCGCCCTGGGCAACCTCACCGACAGGCTGTTCCGACCGCCGTCGTTCGGCATGGGACATGTGGTTGACTTCATCTCCTTCCCCAACTTCGCCATTTTCAACATGGCGGACATGGGTGTGGTGGGCGGCGTCATCACCATCTGCATACTGACCCTCGTCGGAGTGCCCATGAACGGCAAAAAAAACATGGCCGTGGACACACCCGCTGTTGAGATCAACCCTGAAACTGGTACAGACAATGACTGA
- a CDS encoding RluA family pseudouridine synthase, with protein sequence MTETFTVPEEAAGARVDAALAALLGISRASAALLCSEGNVLQNGTAVGKSDKFKLGASVQVTVPERTNPLTVVIEPVEGLDILLDDDDFVVVDKPVGVAAHPSPGWVGPTVVGGLAAAGFRISTSGAPERVGIVHRLDVGTSGAMVVAKTEHAYTVLKQAFRERTVKKVYHAMIQGLPDPLTGTIDAPIGRHPGHDWRFAVIEGGRPSITHYEVLEAFGKASLVEVHLETGRTHQIRVHFSALRHPCVGDLTYGADPRLAAELGLTRQWLHAQTLGFTHPSSGEWVEATSPYPQDLNYALDHLRDGH encoded by the coding sequence ATGACTGAAACATTCACCGTTCCCGAGGAAGCCGCCGGTGCGCGCGTGGATGCGGCACTGGCGGCTCTGCTGGGCATTTCCCGGGCCAGCGCCGCTCTACTCTGCTCCGAGGGCAACGTGCTGCAAAACGGTACGGCCGTGGGCAAGTCGGACAAGTTCAAGCTGGGGGCCAGTGTCCAGGTGACGGTTCCGGAACGCACAAACCCGCTCACCGTTGTCATCGAGCCGGTGGAGGGCCTAGATATCCTGCTCGACGACGACGACTTTGTGGTGGTTGACAAGCCGGTTGGCGTGGCCGCCCATCCGTCACCGGGCTGGGTGGGTCCCACCGTGGTGGGGGGACTTGCTGCCGCAGGATTTCGCATCTCAACCTCGGGAGCCCCGGAGCGGGTTGGCATTGTCCACCGCCTCGATGTGGGTACCTCGGGCGCCATGGTGGTTGCCAAGACCGAGCACGCTTATACGGTGTTGAAGCAGGCGTTCAGGGAACGCACCGTGAAAAAGGTGTACCACGCCATGATCCAGGGGCTTCCTGACCCGTTGACAGGCACGATCGACGCGCCCATTGGCAGGCACCCGGGGCACGACTGGCGATTCGCCGTCATTGAGGGCGGGCGGCCCTCCATCACCCACTACGAGGTCCTGGAAGCGTTCGGCAAGGCCTCCCTGGTGGAAGTCCACCTGGAAACAGGGCGGACGCACCAAATCCGTGTCCACTTCTCGGCCCTGCGCCACCCCTGCGTTGGCGACCTCACCTACGGTGCCGATCCCCGCCTTGCGGCTGAACTTGGCCTGACACGGCAGTGGCTGCACGCCCAAACCCTAGGATTCACACATCCATCCTCGGGGGAGTGGGTTGAAGCCACCAGCCCGTACCCGCAGGATTTGAACTATGCCCTGGACCACCTGCGCGACGGACACTAA